A window of Streptomyces sp. SAI-127 contains these coding sequences:
- a CDS encoding DUF2993 domain-containing protein, whose protein sequence is MRALRILLIIAVILGGLFVAADRLAVHFAEGEVADRLKAQEGLTTTPSVDIKGFPFLTQVAGGELDDVEVGMKDYDADTGTSGGTIRIDDLNAAMKGVAFSGDYSSATASTAAGSATIAYDQLLKAAKSEETQLPLGITAKVVGLSDGGNGKIKVDIKVSALEQPVSVLSTVSVVDGDTVRVHADSIPSFGNITLADSDVRSIADFDQKIEGLPGGIKLDKVEAGADGVEIAVKGSDVKLAG, encoded by the coding sequence ATGCGCGCCCTGCGAATACTTCTGATCATCGCCGTGATTCTCGGCGGGCTGTTCGTCGCCGCCGATCGTCTGGCGGTCCACTTCGCGGAGGGCGAGGTCGCGGACCGGCTGAAGGCGCAGGAGGGGCTGACCACGACGCCGAGCGTGGACATCAAGGGGTTCCCGTTCCTGACCCAGGTGGCCGGCGGTGAGCTCGACGACGTCGAGGTCGGGATGAAGGACTACGACGCGGACACCGGGACCAGCGGCGGCACGATCCGCATCGACGACCTGAACGCCGCCATGAAGGGCGTCGCGTTCTCCGGCGACTACAGCTCCGCCACCGCCTCCACCGCCGCCGGCTCGGCGACGATCGCCTACGACCAGCTGCTGAAGGCGGCCAAGTCGGAGGAGACCCAGCTCCCGCTGGGCATCACCGCCAAGGTCGTCGGCCTCTCCGACGGCGGCAACGGCAAGATCAAGGTCGACATCAAGGTCAGCGCCCTGGAGCAGCCCGTCTCCGTGCTCAGCACCGTCAGCGTCGTGGACGGGGACACCGTGCGGGTGCACGCCGACTCGATCCCGAGCTTCGGCAACATCACCCTGGCCGACTCCGACGTCCGTTCGATCGCCGACTTCGATCAGAAGATCGAGGGCCTGCCGGGCGGTATCAAGCTCGACAAGGTCGAAGCGGGTGCGGACGGTGTGGAGATCGCGGTGAAGGGTTCGGACGTCAAGCTCGCCGGGTAG
- a CDS encoding DsrE family protein, producing MAKKLVIKVTAGADAPERCSQAFTVAAVAVASGVDVSLWLTGESAWFALPGRAAEFELPHAAPLPDLLDSILAGGRLTLCTQCAARRDITEKDVIEGVRIAGAQVFVQEALAEETQALVY from the coding sequence ATGGCGAAGAAGCTCGTGATCAAGGTGACCGCCGGGGCCGACGCCCCCGAGCGCTGTTCGCAGGCGTTCACCGTGGCGGCGGTGGCCGTGGCCAGTGGGGTGGACGTCTCGCTGTGGCTGACCGGGGAGTCGGCGTGGTTCGCGCTGCCGGGGCGGGCCGCCGAGTTCGAGCTGCCGCACGCGGCCCCGCTGCCCGACCTGCTGGACTCGATCCTCGCGGGCGGGCGGCTCACCCTGTGCACGCAGTGCGCGGCCCGCCGGGACATCACGGAGAAGGACGTCATCGAGGGCGTACGGATCGCGGGGGCGCAGGTGTTCGTACAGGAGGCGCTCGCCGAGGAGACGCAGGCGCTCGTCTACTGA
- a CDS encoding FABP family protein has product MIEIPSDLHKDLVPLAFLLGNWAGAGVHDFPGSEKCNFGQEVTFGHDGRDFLEYESHTWVLDNDGNKVRPLESEHGFWRIDADRKVEVTMVRDDGVVEIWYGEMAAQKPQIDLVTDAVARTAASGPYTGGKRLYGYVKSDLMWVGEKQTPEVELRPYMSAHLKKVVTPEEVERWAKALPDDLPDDGIAFFK; this is encoded by the coding sequence ATGATCGAGATCCCGTCCGACCTGCACAAGGACCTCGTCCCGCTCGCCTTCCTGCTCGGCAACTGGGCGGGCGCGGGCGTGCACGACTTCCCCGGCTCGGAGAAGTGCAACTTCGGCCAGGAGGTGACCTTCGGCCATGACGGCCGGGACTTCCTGGAGTACGAGTCCCACACCTGGGTGCTGGACAACGACGGCAACAAGGTCCGCCCGCTGGAGTCCGAGCACGGCTTCTGGCGCATCGACGCCGACCGCAAGGTCGAGGTGACGATGGTCCGCGACGACGGCGTCGTCGAGATCTGGTACGGCGAGATGGCCGCCCAGAAGCCACAGATCGACCTGGTGACCGATGCCGTCGCGCGTACGGCCGCCTCGGGGCCGTACACCGGCGGCAAGCGCCTGTACGGCTACGTCAAGAGCGACCTCATGTGGGTCGGCGAGAAGCAGACCCCCGAGGTCGAGCTGCGCCCCTACATGTCGGCCCACCTGAAGAAGGTCGTCACCCCGGAGGAGGTCGAGCGCTGGGCCAAGGCCCTGCCCGACGACCTGCCGGACGACGGGATCGCCTTCTTCAAGTAG
- a CDS encoding transcriptional repressor: protein MVSTDWKSDLRQRGYRLTPQRQLVLEAVDTLEHATPDDILTEVKKTASGVNISTVYRTLELLEELGLVSHAHLGHGAPTYHLADRHHHIHLVCRDCQNVIEADIKVAADFTAKLRQEFGFETDMKHFAIFGRCKDCSLKASTTES, encoded by the coding sequence GTGGTGAGCACCGATTGGAAGAGCGACCTCAGGCAGCGCGGCTACCGGCTGACCCCGCAGCGCCAGCTTGTCCTCGAAGCTGTGGACACCCTGGAGCACGCGACCCCCGACGACATCCTCACGGAAGTGAAGAAGACGGCGTCGGGGGTCAACATTTCCACGGTCTACCGGACCCTGGAGCTCCTGGAGGAGCTCGGACTGGTCAGCCACGCCCATCTCGGGCACGGGGCGCCGACGTATCACCTCGCCGACCGCCACCACCACATCCACCTGGTCTGCCGCGACTGCCAGAACGTCATCGAGGCGGACATCAAGGTGGCCGCCGACTTCACCGCGAAGCTCCGGCAGGAGTTCGGCTTCGAGACGGACATGAAGCACTTCGCGATCTTCGGCCGCTGCAAGGACTGCTCTCTCAAGGCTTCAACTACCGAGTCGTAG
- a CDS encoding folate-binding protein, translated as MKSPLLSLPGAVPAEGVDEGVAAHYGDLFREQRALAEGTGFVDLSHRGVVSVTGDDRLSWLHLLLTQHVSDLPTGQATEALILSAHGHIEHALYLVDDGTTVWAHVEPGTQGALVAYLESMKFFNRVEVADRTDEFAVVHLPAGSIAEVPEGVVVRETPYGRDLFLPRADLESYAEKSGPAVGLLAYEALRVEQHRPRLGFETDHRTIPHELGWIGTAVHLQKGCYRGQETVARVQNLGKPPRRLVFLHLDGSEVHLPPAGTDIRLADEGPDGRKIGFVTTSVRHHELGPVALALVKRNVPLDARLVADTTAAAQEVVVEP; from the coding sequence ATGAAGAGCCCTCTGCTGTCCCTGCCCGGTGCCGTCCCCGCCGAGGGTGTGGACGAAGGCGTCGCCGCGCACTACGGCGACCTGTTCCGCGAGCAGCGTGCCCTCGCCGAAGGCACCGGATTCGTCGACCTCTCGCACCGCGGGGTCGTGTCCGTCACCGGCGACGACCGCCTCAGCTGGCTGCACCTGCTGCTCACCCAGCACGTCAGCGACCTCCCGACGGGCCAGGCCACCGAGGCGCTCATCCTGTCCGCGCACGGACACATCGAGCACGCCCTGTATCTCGTCGACGACGGCACGACCGTCTGGGCGCACGTCGAACCCGGCACCCAGGGGGCGCTGGTCGCCTACCTGGAGTCGATGAAGTTCTTCAACCGGGTCGAAGTCGCCGACCGCACGGACGAGTTCGCCGTCGTCCACCTTCCCGCCGGTTCCATCGCCGAGGTGCCGGAGGGGGTCGTCGTACGCGAGACGCCGTACGGCCGCGATCTCTTCCTGCCGCGCGCCGACCTGGAGTCGTACGCCGAGAAGTCCGGTCCCGCGGTCGGCCTGCTCGCCTACGAGGCGCTGCGGGTCGAGCAGCACCGCCCGCGCCTCGGTTTCGAGACCGACCACCGCACCATCCCGCACGAGCTCGGCTGGATCGGCACCGCGGTGCACCTCCAGAAGGGCTGCTACCGGGGTCAGGAGACCGTCGCCCGGGTGCAGAACCTGGGCAAGCCCCCGCGGCGCCTGGTCTTTCTGCACCTGGACGGCAGCGAGGTGCACCTCCCGCCCGCCGGGACCGACATCCGGCTCGCGGACGAAGGGCCCGACGGCCGCAAGATCGGTTTCGTGACCACGTCCGTACGGCACCACGAGCTCGGCCCGGTCGCGCTCGCCCTGGTCAAGCGGAACGTCCCCCTGGACGCGCGCCTCGTCGCCGACACGACGGCCGCGGCCCAGGAAGTCGTCGTGGAGCCGTAG
- the dtd gene encoding D-aminoacyl-tRNA deacylase, whose amino-acid sequence MRAVVQRVDGASVVVDGETVGEISGEGLCVLVGVTHEDTKEKAAQLARKLWSVRMLHDEKSCSDIDAPLLVISQFTLYGDARKGRRPTWNAAAPGDIAEPLVDEVVAQLRALGATVATGRFGARMRVSLTNDGPFTVLLEM is encoded by the coding sequence ATGCGTGCAGTGGTGCAGAGGGTGGACGGCGCGAGCGTCGTCGTCGACGGTGAGACGGTCGGGGAGATCAGCGGCGAGGGGCTGTGCGTCCTCGTGGGGGTCACCCACGAGGACACCAAGGAGAAGGCGGCCCAACTCGCCCGCAAACTCTGGTCGGTGCGCATGCTGCACGACGAGAAGTCGTGCAGCGACATCGACGCCCCGCTGCTCGTGATCAGCCAGTTCACCCTGTACGGCGACGCCCGCAAGGGCCGCCGCCCCACCTGGAACGCCGCCGCCCCCGGCGACATCGCCGAGCCGCTCGTCGACGAGGTCGTCGCCCAGCTCCGCGCCCTGGGAGCGACGGTGGCCACCGGCCGCTTCGGGGCGCGGATGCGGGTGTCCCTGACGAACGACGGCCCTTTCACGGTCCTGCTGGAGATGTGA
- a CDS encoding aerial mycelium formation protein: protein MSTPSTGQQGPVRVAHRAEPETPRPPAQRTDSHLLPPDPTEHDLATLSLPELRTLRRDAQRDEADLSYVRRLLQGRIDILRAELLRRSPTGADSLLERLPEASVVDRLPEILTDAPARHRSSARHVTLGTPHSEEYRLLAAETLAEVELSDLSARTDLELSTAMGRLVRYEQQVSGRRQRLQRTADECSGEIARRYREGEARVADLLT, encoded by the coding sequence ATGAGCACACCGAGTACCGGGCAGCAGGGGCCCGTCCGCGTTGCCCACAGGGCGGAGCCGGAGACACCCCGGCCGCCCGCGCAGCGTACGGACAGCCACCTGCTGCCCCCGGATCCGACAGAACACGATCTCGCCACGCTGAGCCTGCCCGAGCTGCGCACGCTGCGCCGGGACGCCCAGCGGGACGAGGCAGACCTCAGCTATGTCCGACGGCTGCTGCAGGGCCGTATCGACATCCTCCGCGCGGAACTGCTGCGCCGGTCCCCGACGGGCGCGGACTCGCTGCTCGAACGCCTCCCCGAGGCCTCGGTGGTCGACCGGCTCCCGGAGATCCTCACCGACGCCCCGGCCCGCCACCGCTCCTCGGCCCGCCACGTCACGCTGGGCACCCCGCACAGCGAGGAGTACCGGCTGCTGGCCGCCGAGACGCTCGCCGAGGTCGAGCTGTCGGACCTCTCCGCGCGGACCGACCTCGAACTGAGCACCGCGATGGGCCGGCTCGTGCGGTACGAGCAGCAGGTGTCCGGGCGGCGGCAGCGGTTGCAGCGGACGGCGGACGAGTGCAGCGGGGAGATCGCACGGCGGTACCGGGAGGGGGAGGCGCGGGTGGCGGATCTGCTGACCTAG
- a CDS encoding GNAT family N-acetyltransferase, whose product MNAPADIDVRPVTEAEYPEWLRAVHAGFLREPVVSETELEARRSQFEPGRLLGAFDGDRCVATFRSFAQEVTAVGGEFVAADAISAVTVTATHRRRGLLTRMMSQDLAAAKERGDVLATLIAAEYRIYGRYGFGPATSAAEWTVDVTRAGLDPRGPDLDGGRIDLVEPGDVRKLGPELHDRMRRATPGAISRDDWFWQLKTGAVRTAPWTEPFFAVYRAADGTVEGLMAYAVDDKWADTMQPLNTADVRQMIASTPAAERALWHYLCSIDWVMQVKSGWRAPDDLLPNLLPNPPAARITMQSDWLWVRILDVVRALEARTYEGEGALVLQVVDGSGMAGGRYRLEASPAGATCTATTQSADLTLDVRELATLWLGDESVARLVALGRVQEEQAGAGRGADALLHTSRRPWCPDMF is encoded by the coding sequence ATGAACGCCCCAGCCGACATAGACGTCCGTCCCGTCACCGAGGCCGAGTATCCCGAATGGCTGCGTGCCGTGCATGCCGGGTTTCTGCGGGAGCCGGTCGTGTCGGAGACGGAACTGGAGGCCCGCAGGAGCCAGTTCGAGCCGGGGCGGCTGCTCGGGGCCTTCGACGGGGACCGCTGCGTGGCGACCTTCCGGTCCTTCGCGCAGGAGGTGACGGCGGTCGGTGGTGAGTTCGTGGCCGCCGACGCGATCTCCGCCGTCACCGTGACCGCCACCCACCGCCGGCGCGGGCTCCTGACCCGCATGATGAGCCAGGACCTCGCCGCCGCGAAGGAGCGCGGAGACGTCCTGGCGACGCTGATCGCCGCCGAGTACCGGATCTACGGCCGCTACGGCTTCGGCCCCGCCACTTCGGCCGCCGAGTGGACGGTCGACGTCACGCGCGCCGGCCTCGACCCTCGCGGCCCGGATCTGGACGGCGGCCGTATCGACCTGGTGGAACCCGGCGACGTACGCAAGCTCGGTCCGGAACTGCACGACCGGATGCGCCGTGCCACGCCGGGGGCGATCAGCCGGGACGACTGGTTTTGGCAGCTCAAGACGGGGGCCGTACGCACCGCCCCGTGGACCGAGCCGTTCTTCGCCGTGTACCGGGCGGCGGACGGAACGGTCGAGGGGCTGATGGCGTACGCGGTGGACGACAAGTGGGCCGACACCATGCAGCCGTTGAACACGGCCGACGTGCGTCAAATGATCGCCTCGACCCCGGCCGCCGAGCGTGCCCTGTGGCACTACCTCTGCTCGATCGACTGGGTCATGCAGGTCAAGAGCGGCTGGCGGGCCCCCGACGACCTGCTCCCGAACCTGCTGCCCAACCCCCCGGCGGCCAGGATCACCATGCAGTCGGACTGGCTGTGGGTGCGGATCCTGGATGTCGTACGGGCCCTGGAGGCGCGGACGTACGAGGGTGAGGGCGCGCTGGTGCTGCAGGTCGTGGACGGGTCCGGGATGGCCGGCGGCCGGTACCGGCTGGAGGCCTCGCCCGCCGGGGCCACCTGTACGGCGACGACGCAGAGCGCCGATCTCACACTGGACGTGCGGGAGTTGGCGACGCTGTGGCTCGGTGACGAGTCGGTGGCGCGGCTCGTGGCGCTCGGGCGAGTGCAGGAAGAACAAGCGGGCGCCGGCCGGGGGGCCGACGCCCTGCTGCACACATCCAGGCGTCCTTGGTGCCCGGACATGTTCTGA
- a CDS encoding GntR family transcriptional regulator, with translation MVVDPKHASVNGRKRSQRPHTSPREVADELRTRIRSGTLRAGQRMPTQARLADEFGVERGVVRQALYLLQTERLLTNVSKGSPATVAPDLGLSGALTGPGAAPQPTMVALGPRIATAFAAPHVEIDALCLTSVSLNLAIGEGLRQIHAGRLNPAKIDVRVLLPGRDIDLAFPVSVEDRGDDDPVHERWLAQRNAQGQVLRHNLLALRATHGIDVQVSFRALPFTPPVKLYLLNGMEALFAYYTLTRRKEEIDHEHLELYDSEGTQSMLFAFEQGAGLRDTTFVEQSHLWFNALWETISSELALTG, from the coding sequence TTGGTCGTGGACCCGAAACACGCCTCCGTCAATGGACGGAAGAGGTCACAGCGGCCACACACGTCACCTCGCGAGGTGGCCGACGAGCTCCGCACCCGGATCCGGTCCGGCACGCTGCGGGCAGGTCAACGCATGCCCACACAGGCACGGCTGGCCGACGAGTTCGGCGTCGAGCGCGGGGTCGTACGGCAGGCGCTGTACCTGCTGCAGACGGAACGCCTGCTCACCAACGTCTCCAAGGGAAGCCCGGCGACCGTCGCCCCCGACCTGGGGCTCAGCGGGGCGCTCACCGGCCCCGGAGCAGCGCCGCAGCCCACGATGGTCGCCCTCGGTCCCCGGATCGCCACCGCCTTCGCGGCCCCGCACGTCGAGATAGACGCCCTGTGCCTGACGTCGGTGTCCCTCAACCTCGCCATCGGCGAGGGGTTGCGCCAGATCCACGCCGGACGACTGAATCCGGCCAAGATCGATGTCCGCGTCCTGCTGCCGGGCCGGGACATCGACCTCGCCTTCCCGGTGTCGGTCGAGGACCGCGGCGACGACGACCCGGTCCACGAGCGCTGGCTGGCCCAGCGCAACGCGCAGGGGCAGGTCCTGCGGCACAACCTCCTGGCCCTGCGTGCCACGCACGGCATCGACGTCCAGGTCTCCTTCCGTGCCCTGCCCTTCACACCACCGGTGAAGCTGTACCTCCTCAACGGCATGGAGGCGCTGTTCGCGTACTACACGCTGACGCGCCGCAAGGAGGAGATCGACCACGAGCACCTGGAGCTGTACGACTCCGAGGGCACCCAGTCGATGCTGTTCGCCTTCGAACAGGGCGCCGGCCTGCGCGACACGACCTTCGTGGAGCAGTCGCACCTGTGGTTCAACGCACTGTGGGAGACGATCAGTTCGGAGCTGGCGCTCACGGGCTGA
- a CDS encoding winged helix-turn-helix domain-containing protein, whose translation MVVTQENVAVNGSRRLSPQEIADTLRERIRVGDLRAGDRLPTQAELAEEFGVERGAVRQALRALQEDGLLSNVSKGSPPRIAEVPVAQGGPQPTMVALAPRLTDAFASPQVRIDAACLTAETLMVALSEPVRLIHEGRIHPDSIDVRILLPSRDINLAFPVPVEALDDDNPVHQRWLEMRNAQGHVLRHNLRSLRSSHGIDVKVRFRALPFTPPVKLYLLNQSEALIAYYMVARREEATDAGTLDMYDVLGTESLLFSFTKSAGERDAAFVVQSQKWFDALWETITTDLTLS comes from the coding sequence TTGGTCGTGACTCAGGAGAACGTGGCAGTGAACGGCAGCAGAAGGCTCTCGCCCCAGGAAATCGCCGACACCCTGCGGGAACGCATCCGCGTGGGCGACCTCAGGGCGGGCGACCGCCTCCCCACGCAGGCCGAACTCGCGGAGGAGTTCGGCGTGGAACGGGGCGCGGTCCGCCAGGCGCTGCGCGCACTGCAGGAGGACGGGTTGCTCAGCAATGTGAGCAAGGGGAGTCCGCCGCGGATCGCGGAGGTGCCGGTCGCTCAGGGGGGACCGCAGCCGACGATGGTGGCCCTGGCGCCCCGTCTGACCGACGCGTTCGCCAGCCCCCAGGTCCGGATCGACGCCGCCTGCCTGACGGCGGAGACGCTCATGGTGGCCCTGAGCGAGCCGGTCCGCCTCATTCACGAGGGCCGGATCCACCCCGATTCCATCGACGTCCGCATCCTGCTGCCCTCCCGCGACATCAACCTGGCCTTCCCGGTGCCGGTGGAGGCCCTCGACGACGACAACCCGGTCCACCAGCGCTGGCTGGAGATGCGCAACGCCCAGGGTCACGTCCTGCGACACAATCTCCGTTCCCTGCGCTCCTCCCACGGGATCGACGTCAAGGTCAGGTTCCGCGCCCTGCCGTTCACCCCGCCGGTGAAGTTGTACCTGCTCAACCAGTCGGAGGCGTTGATCGCGTACTACATGGTCGCGCGCCGGGAGGAGGCGACTGACGCGGGAACGCTCGACATGTATGACGTCCTCGGCACGGAATCCCTCCTCTTCTCCTTCACGAAGAGCGCCGGCGAGCGTGACGCCGCGTTCGTCGTCCAATCGCAGAAGTGGTTCGACGCCCTCTGGGAAACCATCACGACGGACCTGACACTCTCCTAG
- a CDS encoding HAD family hydrolase, giving the protein MTPETTHTDPVTAETARLASLVASARYVLWDLDGPICGLFAGYPAHEIAGQLVKKIKQLGMDSLLTAQERSSNDPHDALRGVHERRPGSDLVLELEEWLTRRELKAVGTAMPTPYADPLIRTWSALGVRFAITTNNAALAATAYVESRGLADCFPHVYGRTPNLDLMKPNPHCLEEALKAMGAVPAATLMIGDAATDLEAAQQAGVAFLGYARNGGKEQILRDAGAEVVVGSLEQVLDVLHSRH; this is encoded by the coding sequence GTGACTCCTGAAACGACGCACACTGATCCGGTGACAGCAGAGACAGCACGACTCGCATCACTGGTCGCCTCCGCTCGGTACGTGCTCTGGGATCTGGACGGGCCGATCTGCGGGTTGTTCGCGGGGTATCCGGCGCACGAGATTGCCGGTCAACTGGTCAAGAAGATCAAGCAGTTGGGCATGGATTCCCTGCTGACTGCGCAGGAACGATCCAGCAATGATCCGCACGATGCCTTGCGCGGTGTCCACGAACGTCGCCCGGGAAGCGATCTGGTCCTCGAACTGGAGGAGTGGCTGACCCGGCGTGAACTGAAGGCTGTTGGCACGGCGATGCCTACGCCGTATGCGGATCCGTTGATCAGGACGTGGTCGGCGCTCGGCGTGAGGTTCGCGATCACCACCAACAACGCCGCCCTCGCGGCGACGGCATACGTCGAGAGCCGCGGACTGGCGGACTGCTTCCCCCACGTCTACGGCCGCACGCCGAACCTCGACCTGATGAAGCCGAACCCGCACTGCCTGGAAGAGGCGCTCAAGGCAATGGGAGCCGTTCCTGCGGCCACTCTGATGATCGGCGACGCCGCCACGGACCTCGAAGCCGCGCAACAGGCCGGGGTCGCGTTCCTGGGCTACGCGCGTAACGGGGGCAAGGAGCAGATCCTGAGGGACGCGGGTGCCGAGGTCGTCGTGGGCTCGCTGGAGCAAGTGCTGGACGTCCTGCACAGCCGGCACTGA